In Cryptococcus tetragattii IND107 chromosome 5, whole genome shotgun sequence, one genomic interval encodes:
- a CDS encoding ubiquitin-conjugating enzyme E2 N: MSLPKRILKETERLMADSPPGISAAPKDDNLRHFDVTVAGPDSSPYEGGVFKLELFLPEEYPMNPPKVRFLTKIYHPNIDKLGRICLDILKDKWSPALQIRTVLLSIQALLGAPNPDDPLANDVAQNWKENQSAAIAQAREWTQKYAH; encoded by the exons ATGTCTTTACCCAAACGCATTCTCAAG GAGACTGAACGTCTCATGGCCGACTCTCCTCCCGGTATCTCCGCTGCTCCTAAAGATGACAATCTTCGACATTTTGACGTTACTGTTGCTGGTCCCGACTCTTCTCCATACGAAG GTGGTGTTTTCAAGCTTGAGTTGTTCTTGCCGGAAGAATATCCTATGAACCCTCCAAAGGTCCGATTCTTGACCAAGATATA TCACCCAAATATTG ACAAGCTCGGCCGAATTTGTCttgacatcctcaaagacaAGTGGTCCCCTGCCCTTCAAATTCGAACCGTCCT CCTCTCTATTCAGGCTCTTCTTGGTGCTCCTAACCCCGATGACCCTCTCGCCAACGATGTTGCCCAGAACTGGAAGGAGAACCAGAGTGCTGCCATCGCCCAGGCCAGGGAATGGACTCAAAAATATGCTCATTAG